From a single Bacillota bacterium genomic region:
- a CDS encoding ABC transporter ATP-binding protein: MEVPKGSLVGLAGPNGAGKTTLVKIILGVTSYDSGQVTVLGLAPRTQGMQIRGQTAIVHQRSGVDAFLSVWDNVQIYIRLRGLEVAASETKARELLRDFGLEKVLQQPMIMLSGGESRKVQIVRALLLDPPLLVMDEPTASVDPESRRTLWSKVRQLTSKGTTVLWTTHDLHEMAAVSDWAFVLKGGQLVRGDTPRNLARLVGGDVIEIRGRFSEELRANITEIPAARLIRHSSTELVFESNSPEAALPRVVAVLHDCEATISAISIRSVTFEEAYVRLVGGEVR, encoded by the coding sequence TTGGAGGTTCCCAAGGGGAGCTTAGTCGGTTTGGCTGGGCCAAATGGCGCGGGAAAGACCACTCTGGTTAAAATTATCTTAGGTGTTACCAGCTACGATTCCGGACAAGTCACGGTACTCGGATTAGCGCCGAGGACTCAAGGGATGCAGATCAGAGGTCAAACTGCCATTGTCCACCAGCGCAGCGGCGTCGATGCTTTCTTGAGCGTCTGGGACAATGTACAGATATACATTCGATTGCGCGGGCTTGAAGTCGCGGCCAGTGAGACCAAAGCAAGGGAATTACTGCGGGATTTCGGCTTGGAAAAGGTACTCCAGCAGCCAATGATTATGCTCTCCGGTGGCGAAAGCCGGAAGGTCCAAATCGTAAGAGCGTTGCTCCTTGACCCACCACTTCTGGTAATGGATGAACCGACAGCAAGCGTCGATCCGGAGAGCAGAAGAACCCTGTGGTCTAAGGTGCGTCAGCTGACGTCCAAGGGAACTACGGTATTGTGGACAACGCATGATCTGCATGAGATGGCTGCCGTTAGTGACTGGGCATTCGTACTAAAAGGTGGTCAACTGGTTCGGGGTGACACTCCCCGTAACTTGGCTAGGTTGGTGGGTGGGGATGTCATAGAAATTCGCGGGCGCTTCTCGGAGGAATTGCGTGCCAATATCACCGAAATACCCGCTGCTAGACTTATTAGACACTCCAGCACAGAACTTGTGTTCGAGAGCAACTCCCCAGAAGCAGCTCTGCCTCGTGTGGTAGCAGTTCTGCATGACTGTGAGGCTACTATTTCCGCAATTTCTATCCGGTCTGTAACGTTTGAGGAGGCCTATGTACGACTGGTGGGGGGGGAAGTAAGGTGA
- a CDS encoding S9 family peptidase yields the protein MQKRMLVPPDLLALAYPGDIAVSPNGELVAYTVTRLDQDKDESKTDLYLFEFGSGNSRRLTYGGKEGKGCFSPDSSRLAFVSGRDGKSQIYIIELAFGGEPWRLTTEENVAGNLCWFPCGTRLAYSAKVFSQEEGWQPYPGAPEGDSARLKHLADKPHADKQPEPDKKENLVKVVTRFSYRRDGSGYFGDVREHVFVREVPIVPPQSPLPAEGRRITSGDFDYTSCDVSPDGSCIVTSARRSKDADYVLARDLWVFPVDGGTEELLYAAPSPTSNPRFSPCGEYVSFLGHAGESATSTTTGLYLLPFFGQDRCAHSDAIAVTKPIDRPALPGGFWQGKRFVFPLADQGCVHIYAASVDGTVEALLAAQQTSYLSLAGAGKTLAYIKGRFDLLEEIWASREGAERALTAHNMQATAELLLAPAEHIAFVSEDGQALDGWLLLPPDQAEQTVHPLMLFIHGGPHGWYGPRFMLDAQVFAALGYAVLLTNPRGSESYGQRFADIIDGNWGDLDCGDVLAGVKAVNARGVIDQSKLFAQGWSYGGYLACWLVTRTTEFNAVCAGAPVSNLLSGYGTSDITLADEREYGGSPWESAPQMLRSSPVTFADRVETPFMLMHGENDLRCPVSQSEEFYTALKRQGKDAVLIRYPGESHGLKRPLHRLDKLTRQIAWFEYHRRR from the coding sequence GTGCAGAAACGCATGCTAGTTCCCCCCGACCTACTTGCCTTAGCTTACCCGGGTGACATCGCTGTCTCGCCGAACGGGGAGTTAGTGGCCTATACTGTGACTCGCCTCGACCAAGACAAGGACGAGAGTAAGACGGACCTCTACCTCTTTGAATTTGGCAGCGGGAACAGTCGGCGCCTCACCTACGGCGGCAAGGAGGGCAAGGGTTGTTTCTCGCCTGATAGCAGTCGTCTCGCCTTTGTTTCCGGGCGTGACGGCAAGAGCCAAATCTACATCATCGAGCTAGCGTTCGGGGGCGAGCCGTGGCGACTTACGACCGAAGAAAATGTTGCCGGCAACCTGTGTTGGTTCCCTTGCGGCACACGCCTTGCTTACAGTGCCAAAGTCTTTAGTCAGGAGGAAGGCTGGCAACCTTACCCGGGCGCGCCGGAGGGTGACTCCGCCAGGCTAAAGCACTTAGCCGACAAACCTCACGCAGACAAGCAGCCCGAGCCAGACAAAAAAGAGAACCTCGTTAAGGTAGTAACCCGTTTTAGCTACCGGCGCGACGGCAGCGGGTATTTCGGCGACGTGCGCGAACATGTCTTCGTGCGCGAAGTACCTATCGTGCCGCCGCAGTCGCCCTTGCCAGCGGAAGGGCGTCGGATCACAAGTGGGGATTTTGACTACACAAGCTGTGATGTGTCGCCCGACGGAAGCTGCATCGTAACGTCTGCGCGCCGCAGCAAAGACGCAGACTATGTGCTCGCGCGCGACCTGTGGGTGTTTCCAGTTGATGGGGGCACCGAGGAGCTGCTGTACGCCGCACCCAGCCCTACTAGCAACCCGCGCTTTTCTCCGTGCGGAGAGTATGTAAGTTTCCTCGGGCACGCAGGGGAGAGCGCGACCTCAACCACTACAGGGCTCTACTTGCTGCCTTTTTTTGGCCAAGATCGATGCGCACATAGTGACGCGATAGCAGTCACCAAGCCCATCGACAGGCCCGCGCTTCCGGGGGGCTTTTGGCAAGGGAAGAGATTTGTGTTCCCTCTCGCCGATCAAGGCTGTGTGCACATCTATGCAGCGTCAGTAGATGGCACTGTGGAGGCCCTTCTGGCAGCGCAGCAGACTTCCTATTTATCTTTGGCCGGGGCAGGTAAGACCCTAGCCTACATTAAAGGTCGCTTTGACCTGTTGGAAGAAATATGGGCCTCGCGCGAAGGCGCAGAACGCGCGCTTACCGCTCACAACATGCAGGCGACGGCCGAGCTGCTGCTAGCTCCGGCCGAGCACATTGCCTTTGTCAGCGAGGACGGACAAGCGCTAGATGGGTGGCTCTTGTTACCCCCAGATCAGGCAGAGCAGACCGTGCACCCACTGATGCTATTCATCCATGGCGGGCCCCACGGCTGGTATGGACCACGCTTTATGCTCGATGCCCAAGTCTTTGCGGCTCTAGGCTATGCCGTGCTCCTGACTAACCCACGGGGAAGCGAGAGCTATGGTCAGCGTTTCGCTGATATTATCGATGGCAACTGGGGCGACCTCGACTGCGGCGATGTCTTGGCCGGTGTCAAGGCGGTGAACGCGCGCGGGGTTATCGACCAGTCGAAATTGTTCGCCCAAGGCTGGTCTTACGGCGGGTATCTCGCTTGCTGGCTGGTCACCAGGACCACCGAGTTTAACGCTGTTTGCGCCGGGGCACCGGTGTCTAACCTGCTTAGTGGCTACGGCACCTCCGACATCACCTTGGCCGACGAGCGCGAATACGGCGGCTCGCCTTGGGAAAGCGCCCCCCAGATGCTCCGCTCGTCCCCCGTCACTTTTGCTGACCGAGTCGAAACGCCCTTTATGTTGATGCACGGCGAGAACGACTTGCGCTGCCCCGTCAGCCAGAGCGAGGAATTCTACACAGCACTAAAAAGACAGGGTAAGGATGCGGTGCTGATTCGCTACCCAGGCGAGTCCCATGGGCTCAAGCGCCCCCTGCATCGACTAGACAAACTTACGCGGCAGATAGCTTGGTTTGAGTATCACCGGCGTCGCTAG
- a CDS encoding SDR family NAD(P)-dependent oxidoreductase, translated as MKQPLKDKVVVITGGAGGLGLALAKEAVALGASLALLDLNLDALHEAERNLKDLFPAVQVSLHPIDISQPSLWVKTSADILAVHGAIDILINNAGITLAPQPIENIQSTLYDRVVAVNLLGAIYAVRACLPLILKSPQGGVINIGSLAGQIGLYGYSPYCVSKFGLRGLGEGLQMEFVGTAHRCLNVYPGGIKTNIMKNALGMAEDKREAMHRSFIKQASIGPEQAAKNVWRAYLGGQLNLIMGLDAWVIILIRKCLGKWGLKLLKKAFDFQAQSVK; from the coding sequence TTGAAGCAACCACTAAAAGACAAGGTTGTAGTGATAACTGGTGGTGCTGGCGGTCTTGGTCTGGCTCTAGCGAAGGAAGCAGTAGCGCTTGGGGCAAGCTTGGCACTGCTTGATTTGAATCTGGATGCGCTCCATGAAGCAGAAAGGAACCTTAAAGACTTGTTTCCCGCGGTACAAGTTTCCCTTCACCCCATTGATATCAGTCAGCCAAGTCTCTGGGTAAAAACAAGTGCTGACATTTTGGCAGTCCATGGCGCAATCGACATTCTGATCAATAATGCGGGCATCACTTTGGCACCACAGCCGATCGAAAATATACAGTCGACTTTGTATGACAGGGTGGTAGCTGTTAATCTACTGGGAGCAATATATGCTGTAAGAGCCTGCTTGCCTCTGATTCTAAAGTCTCCCCAAGGTGGCGTGATTAACATCGGCAGCCTCGCCGGGCAAATTGGCCTTTATGGGTACAGTCCATACTGCGTGAGCAAATTCGGTTTGCGTGGTCTGGGTGAAGGCTTGCAGATGGAGTTTGTTGGCACAGCGCACCGCTGTCTTAACGTCTATCCGGGAGGAATTAAGACCAACATCATGAAAAATGCCCTCGGCATGGCCGAAGACAAGCGTGAGGCGATGCATCGGTCATTCATTAAACAAGCATCAATTGGGCCTGAACAAGCAGCTAAAAATGTCTGGCGGGCTTACTTAGGTGGGCAGCTAAACCTGATTATGGGCTTAGATGCATGGGTAATCATATTGATACGCAAGTGTTTGGGTAAATGGGGACTAAAATTGTTAAAAAAGGCCTTCGACTTCCAAGCTCAGTCGGTCAAGTAA
- a CDS encoding SDR family oxidoreductase, with the protein MKIAIFGATGKTGLELIKRALDRGHTVTVFVRDPARLQDRRGVLKVFSGDVHDAASVEQCVKDQDAVICALGSKDLFKNSKIRTNGTINIIRAMKKWGVPRLVVMSAMGVGDSWSSLSLINKLFFAILMPAAREDHESQEAEVKASGLDWTIIRPSGLKDTPHTGVYLVGENIRAKTAQISRGDVADLMLLALENNTYTHSALTITN; encoded by the coding sequence ATGAAAATAGCCATTTTCGGGGCAACAGGAAAGACTGGTCTAGAACTTATCAAACGGGCACTTGACAGAGGTCACACCGTAACCGTGTTTGTCCGCGACCCGGCACGCCTACAAGATAGAAGGGGCGTTCTCAAAGTCTTTTCTGGCGACGTGCATGATGCCGCAAGCGTCGAACAATGTGTAAAAGATCAGGATGCGGTTATCTGTGCGTTAGGTTCTAAGGATCTCTTCAAAAACAGTAAAATTCGCACCAACGGCACCATCAACATCATCAGAGCGATGAAAAAGTGGGGAGTGCCGCGGCTTGTTGTCATGTCTGCGATGGGTGTTGGCGATAGCTGGAGCTCCTTGTCACTGATTAACAAGCTCTTTTTTGCCATCCTCATGCCTGCAGCGCGCGAGGACCACGAATCGCAAGAGGCAGAAGTCAAAGCTAGCGGCTTGGACTGGACAATCATACGACCTAGCGGGCTCAAAGACACTCCACATACTGGTGTGTATTTGGTTGGCGAAAACATTCGTGCCAAGACTGCGCAGATTTCTAGAGGTGATGTGGCAGACTTGATGTTGCTTGCCTTGGAAAATAACACCTATACCCACTCGGCTTTAACCATTACCAACTAA
- a CDS encoding MerR family transcriptional regulator, whose translation MIREKLTIGQLAKCANVSVRTLQHYDQIGLMRPSESSESGRRIYQAKDITKLHQIMYLKSLGFSLEDIKDKIIPVNGSDDVVHLLSQQAEVICNKIERLQKVVESIKMLKTEINMKQEVDWNKYSSMVRLIQENCGYYWVVNYLDKKVIGHLLEQQGRDKEILPGWWRDIFESAISLEESGVLPESAEGQRLAEQWWKQMQELSDGKLDIINKMVDFYYSAEQWPEEFKTMQQKAQPFIERAFLHYMEKNNIELPERGV comes from the coding sequence GTGATCAGAGAAAAACTAACAATTGGACAACTTGCCAAGTGTGCAAATGTATCGGTGCGGACACTGCAGCATTATGATCAAATTGGGTTGATGAGGCCATCTGAAAGTAGTGAAAGCGGTAGGCGAATTTATCAGGCGAAAGACATTACGAAGCTCCATCAGATTATGTATTTAAAATCCTTGGGATTTTCCTTGGAAGATATAAAGGACAAAATAATCCCGGTAAACGGTTCAGATGATGTTGTGCATCTGTTGAGTCAGCAAGCCGAGGTTATCTGTAATAAAATTGAAAGATTACAGAAGGTCGTGGAGTCCATCAAAATGCTGAAAACTGAAATCAATATGAAGCAGGAAGTAGACTGGAATAAGTATTCGAGCATGGTAAGGCTGATACAAGAAAATTGTGGGTATTACTGGGTGGTCAATTATCTCGACAAAAAAGTCATCGGCCATTTACTAGAGCAACAGGGGAGAGACAAAGAGATTCTACCAGGTTGGTGGAGAGATATATTCGAGAGCGCAATCTCGCTAGAAGAAAGTGGAGTTCTTCCAGAAAGCGCGGAGGGACAGCGCTTAGCGGAGCAATGGTGGAAGCAGATGCAAGAACTGAGTGACGGAAAACTAGACATCATCAACAAAATGGTGGATTTTTACTACAGCGCAGAGCAATGGCCTGAAGAATTCAAGACCATGCAGCAGAAAGCCCAACCATTTATAGAGAGGGCTTTTTTGCACTACATGGAAAAAAACAACATAGAATTGCCTGAAAGAGGCGTGTAA
- a CDS encoding glutamate mutase L yields the protein MEQSRKLRSILATDCGSTTTKAILIELVDGVYRLVCRGEAPTTVEAPFEDVTMGARNAVHEIEELMGRTFQDENGIITPQRDDKVGVDIFLSTSSAGGGLQMMVAGVVKQMSAESAERAALGAGAIVMDVIAINDGRLPYQKIQRIRQLRPDMILVSGGIDGGTITHVVELAELISAAEPRPRLGIGFNLPVIYAGNKDARLHIENTLGEKTDLRVVDNLRPVLEREMLGPAREEIHNLFMEHVMAQAPGYNKLMSWTEVPIMPTPGAVGKMIETVAAQKNMTVVGVDIGGATTDVFSVFADTFNRTVSANLGMSYSICNVMLESGLDNIMRWMPFDIDAADLRNRIRNKMIRPTTIPQTMQELVIEQAIAREALRLAFEHHKSLAIGLRGVQVQRDIAEAFEQSGSGATLVDLMGLGMIVGSGGVLSHAPRRVQSALMMLDAFVPEGITELAVDSIFMMPQLGVLSSVNAEAAQQVFDRDCLIRLGTAIAPVGQAKEGDECVTVKLTTSKGKTIEHKAVYGSMHLISLEEDETADLVARPARGFDLGKGKGHEVQAKILGGVVGVIIDARGRCPLGLPADKNKRIAKLVEWYKALDAYPMDILQKYLG from the coding sequence ATGGAGCAGAGCCGCAAACTAAGGTCAATCCTAGCTACGGACTGCGGTAGCACAACCACCAAAGCCATTTTAATTGAGCTGGTGGATGGTGTTTACCGTCTTGTTTGCCGTGGTGAGGCGCCTACCACCGTTGAAGCTCCCTTTGAAGATGTAACTATGGGAGCGCGTAATGCCGTGCACGAGATCGAAGAGCTGATGGGCCGAACTTTTCAAGATGAAAATGGCATCATTACTCCTCAAAGAGACGACAAGGTAGGAGTAGATATATTCCTGTCCACAAGCAGCGCCGGTGGCGGCTTGCAGATGATGGTGGCCGGTGTCGTAAAGCAGATGAGCGCCGAGAGTGCCGAGCGGGCAGCCCTAGGCGCAGGCGCTATCGTTATGGATGTTATCGCCATTAATGATGGTCGCTTGCCTTACCAAAAGATTCAGCGCATCCGTCAGTTGCGCCCAGATATGATCCTCGTCTCTGGTGGCATTGACGGCGGCACGATTACTCATGTCGTTGAATTGGCGGAGCTTATCTCCGCTGCCGAGCCACGACCACGCTTAGGCATTGGCTTTAACTTGCCCGTCATCTATGCCGGAAATAAAGATGCTCGCCTGCATATCGAAAACACCCTTGGCGAGAAGACTGACCTCCGCGTGGTGGACAACCTTCGCCCGGTACTAGAGCGTGAAATGCTCGGCCCCGCACGCGAAGAAATACACAACCTCTTTATGGAGCACGTTATGGCGCAAGCACCCGGTTACAACAAACTCATGAGCTGGACCGAGGTGCCCATTATGCCTACACCCGGGGCAGTGGGTAAAATGATCGAGACTGTGGCTGCGCAAAAGAACATGACTGTAGTTGGTGTAGACATCGGTGGCGCGACTACCGACGTGTTCTCCGTCTTTGCCGACACCTTTAACCGCACCGTGAGCGCTAACCTTGGCATGAGTTACAGTATCTGTAATGTAATGTTGGAATCTGGCCTAGATAATATTATGCGCTGGATGCCCTTCGACATCGATGCGGCTGATTTGCGTAACCGCATTCGTAACAAGATGATTCGTCCGACCACCATTCCGCAGACCATGCAGGAGTTGGTCATTGAGCAAGCTATTGCGCGCGAAGCCTTGCGCTTGGCCTTCGAGCATCACAAGTCTTTAGCCATTGGTCTGCGCGGTGTGCAAGTACAGCGCGACATTGCCGAAGCCTTTGAGCAGTCTGGCTCTGGCGCCACACTAGTCGACCTTATGGGGCTCGGCATGATCGTGGGCTCGGGCGGCGTACTGTCTCATGCCCCTCGCCGCGTGCAAAGTGCTCTTATGATGCTTGACGCCTTCGTGCCTGAGGGCATCACAGAGCTCGCCGTCGACTCCATCTTTATGATGCCGCAGCTTGGTGTTCTCTCTAGCGTCAATGCCGAAGCTGCACAGCAAGTGTTCGACCGCGACTGCCTTATTCGTCTCGGCACGGCCATCGCACCCGTTGGTCAAGCCAAAGAGGGCGATGAGTGCGTGACAGTGAAGTTGACCACCTCAAAAGGTAAAACCATTGAACACAAAGCGGTCTATGGTAGCATGCACCTAATCTCGCTCGAAGAAGACGAGACAGCTGACTTAGTGGCCCGCCCTGCACGCGGCTTTGACCTCGGCAAAGGCAAGGGGCATGAAGTTCAAGCCAAAATCTTGGGCGGCGTCGTAGGAGTTATTATCGACGCACGTGGACGTTGCCCGCTTGGGCTACCAGCAGACAAGAACAAGCGGATTGCCAAGCTAGTTGAGTGGTACAAGGCTCTTGACGCCTATCCCATGGACATACTACAGAAGTACCTTGGTTAA